Proteins encoded within one genomic window of Mya arenaria isolate MELC-2E11 chromosome 13, ASM2691426v1:
- the LOC128213938 gene encoding uncharacterized protein LOC128213938 isoform X1, whose product MTAAVARKGTFVLSDPEPARESGLDKQNVMRLRINRIALVQELRVEHVMGHLIQMMVLSEDDVRKINAGSTPPDKARILVDLLPGKGQRIDWYRAFRDALQNPEANQEIRKRYKLLVDFLDNTVIHRPTSQQTKFSEQLGNMKGSVKFPRFQPLPSISAESQAQNVLILDDGGKQEDKEDNILREVEEKEVRFPVWSGQFEKTNDSVTLVKGYFQQWIPTPDNFRSLLVIPEEHLHNLGKSEDPADREQMEQETKALKLIKKLEIVTVLARRKMLPTGFELCMCDIVQEIFREPQYYHLYFKYLKSLEANDVNLLQDIVTSFYSVLKSNSKQARNSDSVKHFTSLAFSLVDFMTEYGYYTDAEKVMSVLMQFLSESHHLDIWMTKYQGNVKLMHLRNRNYNFLSASQAHQYAVEMTWQIKLMSFGQDILNEGEIQNELSHMLLELGSINPAYSWSLTALKTVNEDESRVVVNTLCNAVMSHCARWQVKKAEKLAVYAVQFAKKRFGKRNPLYLKALLHLCHYSTEFRQDEAGLSLAMYTLSTAKKIYCCDTIELALAHRATSKALMVVQKFDTEKYFYHAYEGLRIAKRILTEDHPMLYLFLHTSASALQWKAFHANKETQDTTLQLAEAEARKALELVLTHYGEVSLRTAQVYSLLGQVYSKMDRDTKPDSTKHPLQLAEDMMQTSVALMKLCQPSTSYFRLLAAATLGTFYKITEKPKECIMILQHVVDHIANMNYTPDSPKMYMKWVHTCFENLIHTLQSLNMNKQVDAVQIQLSHWLRENPKLETSITMATLDEEPISLQEFVGDLNVWEKQTKKVIEFVRDNILEKTAGKN is encoded by the exons ATGACAGCTGCCGTTGCCAGAAAAGGAACATTTGTTCTTTCAGA CCCAGAACCTGCAAGGGAGTCTGGCTTAGACAAGCAAAATGTGATGCGCCTAAGAATCAACCGAATAGCTCTGGTCCAAGAGCTGAGGGTGGAACATGTGATGGGTCATCTTATTCAAATGATGGTGCTCTCTGAAGATGATGTGAGGAAAATCAATGCTGGTTCCACTCCACCGGACAAGGCTAGAATATTGGTGGACCTTCTTCCCG GTAAAGGTCAGCGTATAGACTGGTACAGAGCATTCAGAGATGCATTACAAAACCCTGAAGCAAATCAGGAGATCAGGAAGAGATACAAGCTGCTAGTTGATTTCCTGGACAACACTGTCATTCACCGACCAACCTCACAGCAGACAAAGTTTTCAGAGCAGCTGGGAAACATGAAGGGCTCGGTAAAGTTTCCCAGATTTCAGCCTCTTCCTTCAATCAGTGCAGAGAGTCAAGCACAGAATGTGCTGATTTTGGATGATGGAGGAAAACAAGAAGATAAAGAGGACAATATTTTAAG GGAGGTGGAGGAAAAGGAGGTGAGATTCCCAGTGTGGAGTGGTCAGTTTGAGAAGACCAATGACTCTGTCACATTAGTCAAGGGATACTTCCAGCAGTGGATACCCACTCCAGATAACTTCCGATCACTCCTTGTG ATTCCTGAAGAGCACTTACACAATCTGGGAAAGTCCGAAGACCCAGCGGATCGGGAACAGATGGAACAGGAAACCAAGGCACTGAAACTCATCAAGAAGCTTGAAATTGTTACTGTATTGGCGAGAAGGAAAATGCTGCCCACTGGCTTTGAACTGTGCATGTGTGATATTGTTCAGGAAATATTCAGGGAGCCGCAATATTACCACCTGTATTTCAAATATCTGAAATCTTTGGAGGCAAATGATGTGAATCTCTTGCAAGACATTGTAACTTCATTTTACTCAGTTTTGAAAAGCAATAGCAAACAAGCTAGGAACTCCGACAGTGTTAAACACTTCACATCCCTCGCATTCTCTCTCGTAGACTTTATGACTGAGTATGGCTATTACACAGATGCAGAAAAAGTGATGTCAGTGTTAATGCAATTCCTAAGTGAGTCACACCATCTAGACATCTGGATGACAAAATACCAGGGCAACGTGAAACTGATGCATCTCCGTAATCGCAACTACAATTTCCTGTCCGCGAGCCAGGCTCACCAGTACGCTGTTGAGATGACGTGGCAGATCAAGTTGATGTCGTTCGGACAGGATATTCTGAATGAGGGGGAGATTCAGAATGAGCTAAGCCACATGCTGCTGGAGCTAGGATCCATCAACCCTGCATACAGCTGGTCACTGACTGCACTCAAG ACTGTTAATGAGGATGAGAGTCGTGTCGTGGTAAACACGCTGTGTAATGCTGTCATGTCACACTGCGCACGCTGGCAGGTGAAGAAGGCGGAGAAACTTGCTGTATATGCAGTACAGTTTGCAAA gAAGCGGTTTGGTAAGAGGAACCCCCTGTACCTGAAGGCCCTGCTTCATCTCTGCCACTACTCCACAGAGTTCAGACAGGATGAGGCTGGCCTAAGCCTTGCCATG TACACATTGTCCACTGCCAAAAAGATATACTGCTGTGATACCATCGAGCTAGCACTTGCTCACCGAGCCACTAGCAAGGCACTCATGGTTGTTCAGAAGTTTGACACAGAAAAGTACTTTTATCATGCATATGAGGGTCTGCGCATCGCCAAGAGGATCCTAACTGAAGATCACCCCATGTTGTACTTATTCCTTCATACATCTG CCTCCGCCCTGCAGTGGAAGGCATTCCACGCCAACAAGGAGACCCAGGACACTACCCTACAGCTGGCAGAGGCAGAGGCTCGTAAGGCACTAGAACTGGTCCTCACGCACTACGGGGAGGTCAGTCTACGTACAGCACAGGTGTACTCCCTCCTCGGACAGGTCTACTCCAAGATGGACAG AGACACTAAGCCAGATAGTACAAAACACCC ACTTCAGCTAGCGGAAGACATGATGCAGACGAGTGTTGCTCTGATGAAGCTGTGTCAGCCATCAACGAGCTACTTCCGGCTACTTGCAGCTGCGACGCTTGGCACGTTCTACAAGATTACAGAGAAACCAAAGGAGTGCATTATGATCCTGCAGCATGTTGTGGATCATATAG CTAACATGAATTATACACCAG ACTCGCCGAAGATGTACATGAAGTGGGTGCACACATGTTTTGAGAATCTTATCCACACATTGCAGTCCCTCAACATGAACAAACAG GTTGATGCCGTTCAGATACAGTTGTCTCATTGGCTGAGGGAGAATCCCAAGCTGGAAACCAGCATCACCATGGCAACCCTGGATGAGGAGCCAATCAGCTTGCAGGAATTTGTTGGTGACCTTAATGTCtgggaaaaacaaacaaagaaggTCATAGAATTTGTTCGAGATAATATTCTTGAGAAAACTGCTGGGAAAAACTGA
- the LOC128213938 gene encoding uncharacterized protein LOC128213938 isoform X2, translating into MTAAVARKGTFVLSDPEPARESGLDKQNVMRLRINRIALVQELRVEHVMGHLIQMMVLSEDDVRKINAGSTPPDKARILVDLLPGKGQRIDWYRAFRDALQNPEANQEIRKRYKLLVDFLDNTVIHRPTSQQTKFSEQLGNMKGSVKFPRFQPLPSISAESQAQNVLILDDGGKQEDKEDNILREVEEKEVRFPVWSGQFEKTNDSVTLVKGYFQQWIPTPDNFRSLLVIPEEHLHNLGKSEDPADREQMEQETKALKLIKKLEIVTVLARRKMLPTGFELCMCDIVQEIFREPQYYHLYFKYLKSLEANDVNLLQDIVTSFYSVLKSNSKQARNSDSVKHFTSLAFSLVDFMTEYGYYTDAEKVMSVLMQFLSESHHLDIWMTKYQGNVKLMHLRNRNYNFLSASQAHQYAVEMTWQIKLMSFGQDILNEGEIQNELSHMLLELGSINPAYSWSLTALKTVNEDESRVVVNTLCNAVMSHCARWQVKKAEKLAVYAVQFAKKRFGKRNPLYLKALLHLCHYSTEFRQDEAGLSLAMYTLSTAKKIYCCDTIELALAHRATSKALMVVQKFDTEKYFYHAYEGLRIAKRILTEDHPMLYLFLHTSASALQWKAFHANKETQDTTLQLAEAEARKALELVLTHYGEVSLRTAQVYSLLGQVYSKMDRDTKPDSTKHPLQLAEDMMQTSVALMKLCQPSTSYFRLLAAATLGTFYKITEKPKECIMILQHVVDHIDSPKMYMKWVHTCFENLIHTLQSLNMNKQVDAVQIQLSHWLRENPKLETSITMATLDEEPISLQEFVGDLNVWEKQTKKVIEFVRDNILEKTAGKN; encoded by the exons ATGACAGCTGCCGTTGCCAGAAAAGGAACATTTGTTCTTTCAGA CCCAGAACCTGCAAGGGAGTCTGGCTTAGACAAGCAAAATGTGATGCGCCTAAGAATCAACCGAATAGCTCTGGTCCAAGAGCTGAGGGTGGAACATGTGATGGGTCATCTTATTCAAATGATGGTGCTCTCTGAAGATGATGTGAGGAAAATCAATGCTGGTTCCACTCCACCGGACAAGGCTAGAATATTGGTGGACCTTCTTCCCG GTAAAGGTCAGCGTATAGACTGGTACAGAGCATTCAGAGATGCATTACAAAACCCTGAAGCAAATCAGGAGATCAGGAAGAGATACAAGCTGCTAGTTGATTTCCTGGACAACACTGTCATTCACCGACCAACCTCACAGCAGACAAAGTTTTCAGAGCAGCTGGGAAACATGAAGGGCTCGGTAAAGTTTCCCAGATTTCAGCCTCTTCCTTCAATCAGTGCAGAGAGTCAAGCACAGAATGTGCTGATTTTGGATGATGGAGGAAAACAAGAAGATAAAGAGGACAATATTTTAAG GGAGGTGGAGGAAAAGGAGGTGAGATTCCCAGTGTGGAGTGGTCAGTTTGAGAAGACCAATGACTCTGTCACATTAGTCAAGGGATACTTCCAGCAGTGGATACCCACTCCAGATAACTTCCGATCACTCCTTGTG ATTCCTGAAGAGCACTTACACAATCTGGGAAAGTCCGAAGACCCAGCGGATCGGGAACAGATGGAACAGGAAACCAAGGCACTGAAACTCATCAAGAAGCTTGAAATTGTTACTGTATTGGCGAGAAGGAAAATGCTGCCCACTGGCTTTGAACTGTGCATGTGTGATATTGTTCAGGAAATATTCAGGGAGCCGCAATATTACCACCTGTATTTCAAATATCTGAAATCTTTGGAGGCAAATGATGTGAATCTCTTGCAAGACATTGTAACTTCATTTTACTCAGTTTTGAAAAGCAATAGCAAACAAGCTAGGAACTCCGACAGTGTTAAACACTTCACATCCCTCGCATTCTCTCTCGTAGACTTTATGACTGAGTATGGCTATTACACAGATGCAGAAAAAGTGATGTCAGTGTTAATGCAATTCCTAAGTGAGTCACACCATCTAGACATCTGGATGACAAAATACCAGGGCAACGTGAAACTGATGCATCTCCGTAATCGCAACTACAATTTCCTGTCCGCGAGCCAGGCTCACCAGTACGCTGTTGAGATGACGTGGCAGATCAAGTTGATGTCGTTCGGACAGGATATTCTGAATGAGGGGGAGATTCAGAATGAGCTAAGCCACATGCTGCTGGAGCTAGGATCCATCAACCCTGCATACAGCTGGTCACTGACTGCACTCAAG ACTGTTAATGAGGATGAGAGTCGTGTCGTGGTAAACACGCTGTGTAATGCTGTCATGTCACACTGCGCACGCTGGCAGGTGAAGAAGGCGGAGAAACTTGCTGTATATGCAGTACAGTTTGCAAA gAAGCGGTTTGGTAAGAGGAACCCCCTGTACCTGAAGGCCCTGCTTCATCTCTGCCACTACTCCACAGAGTTCAGACAGGATGAGGCTGGCCTAAGCCTTGCCATG TACACATTGTCCACTGCCAAAAAGATATACTGCTGTGATACCATCGAGCTAGCACTTGCTCACCGAGCCACTAGCAAGGCACTCATGGTTGTTCAGAAGTTTGACACAGAAAAGTACTTTTATCATGCATATGAGGGTCTGCGCATCGCCAAGAGGATCCTAACTGAAGATCACCCCATGTTGTACTTATTCCTTCATACATCTG CCTCCGCCCTGCAGTGGAAGGCATTCCACGCCAACAAGGAGACCCAGGACACTACCCTACAGCTGGCAGAGGCAGAGGCTCGTAAGGCACTAGAACTGGTCCTCACGCACTACGGGGAGGTCAGTCTACGTACAGCACAGGTGTACTCCCTCCTCGGACAGGTCTACTCCAAGATGGACAG AGACACTAAGCCAGATAGTACAAAACACCC ACTTCAGCTAGCGGAAGACATGATGCAGACGAGTGTTGCTCTGATGAAGCTGTGTCAGCCATCAACGAGCTACTTCCGGCTACTTGCAGCTGCGACGCTTGGCACGTTCTACAAGATTACAGAGAAACCAAAGGAGTGCATTATGATCCTGCAGCATGTTGTGGATCATATAG ACTCGCCGAAGATGTACATGAAGTGGGTGCACACATGTTTTGAGAATCTTATCCACACATTGCAGTCCCTCAACATGAACAAACAG GTTGATGCCGTTCAGATACAGTTGTCTCATTGGCTGAGGGAGAATCCCAAGCTGGAAACCAGCATCACCATGGCAACCCTGGATGAGGAGCCAATCAGCTTGCAGGAATTTGTTGGTGACCTTAATGTCtgggaaaaacaaacaaagaaggTCATAGAATTTGTTCGAGATAATATTCTTGAGAAAACTGCTGGGAAAAACTGA
- the LOC128213938 gene encoding amyloid protein-binding protein 2-like isoform X4, with product MTAAVARKGTFVLSDPEPARESGLDKQNVMRLRINRIALVQELRVEHVMGHLIQMMVLSEDDVRKINAGSTPPDKARILVDLLPGKGQRIDWYRAFRDALQNPEANQEIRKRYKLLVDFLDNTVIHRPTSQQTKFSEQLGNMKGSVKFPRFQPLPSISAESQAQNVLILDDGGKQEDKEDNILREVEEKEVRFPVWSGQFEKTNDSVTLVKGYFQQWIPTPDNFRSLLVIPEEHLHNLGKSEDPADREQMEQETKALKLIKKLEIVTVLARRKMLPTGFELCMCDIVQEIFREPQYYHLYFKYLKSLEANDVNLLQDIVTSFYSVLKSNSKQARNSDSVKHFTSLAFSLVDFMTEYGYYTDAEKVMSVLMQFLSESHHLDIWMTKYQGNVKLMHLRNRNYNFLSASQAHQYAVEMTWQIKLMSFGQDILNEGEIQNELSHMLLELGSINPAYSWSLTALKTVNEDESRVVVNTLCNAVMSHCARWQVKKAEKLAVYAVQFAKKRFGKRNPLYLKALLHLCHYSTEFRQDEAGLSLAMYTLSTAKKIYCCDTIELALAHRATSKALMVVQKFDTEKYFYHAYEGLRIAKRILTEDHPMLYLFLHTSASALQWKAFHANKETQDTTLQLAEAEARKALELVLTHYGEVSLRTAQVYSLLGQVYSKMDRLQLAEDMMQTSVALMKLCQPSTSYFRLLAAATLGTFYKITEKPKECIMILQHVVDHIDSPKMYMKWVHTCFENLIHTLQSLNMNKQVDAVQIQLSHWLRENPKLETSITMATLDEEPISLQEFVGDLNVWEKQTKKVIEFVRDNILEKTAGKN from the exons ATGACAGCTGCCGTTGCCAGAAAAGGAACATTTGTTCTTTCAGA CCCAGAACCTGCAAGGGAGTCTGGCTTAGACAAGCAAAATGTGATGCGCCTAAGAATCAACCGAATAGCTCTGGTCCAAGAGCTGAGGGTGGAACATGTGATGGGTCATCTTATTCAAATGATGGTGCTCTCTGAAGATGATGTGAGGAAAATCAATGCTGGTTCCACTCCACCGGACAAGGCTAGAATATTGGTGGACCTTCTTCCCG GTAAAGGTCAGCGTATAGACTGGTACAGAGCATTCAGAGATGCATTACAAAACCCTGAAGCAAATCAGGAGATCAGGAAGAGATACAAGCTGCTAGTTGATTTCCTGGACAACACTGTCATTCACCGACCAACCTCACAGCAGACAAAGTTTTCAGAGCAGCTGGGAAACATGAAGGGCTCGGTAAAGTTTCCCAGATTTCAGCCTCTTCCTTCAATCAGTGCAGAGAGTCAAGCACAGAATGTGCTGATTTTGGATGATGGAGGAAAACAAGAAGATAAAGAGGACAATATTTTAAG GGAGGTGGAGGAAAAGGAGGTGAGATTCCCAGTGTGGAGTGGTCAGTTTGAGAAGACCAATGACTCTGTCACATTAGTCAAGGGATACTTCCAGCAGTGGATACCCACTCCAGATAACTTCCGATCACTCCTTGTG ATTCCTGAAGAGCACTTACACAATCTGGGAAAGTCCGAAGACCCAGCGGATCGGGAACAGATGGAACAGGAAACCAAGGCACTGAAACTCATCAAGAAGCTTGAAATTGTTACTGTATTGGCGAGAAGGAAAATGCTGCCCACTGGCTTTGAACTGTGCATGTGTGATATTGTTCAGGAAATATTCAGGGAGCCGCAATATTACCACCTGTATTTCAAATATCTGAAATCTTTGGAGGCAAATGATGTGAATCTCTTGCAAGACATTGTAACTTCATTTTACTCAGTTTTGAAAAGCAATAGCAAACAAGCTAGGAACTCCGACAGTGTTAAACACTTCACATCCCTCGCATTCTCTCTCGTAGACTTTATGACTGAGTATGGCTATTACACAGATGCAGAAAAAGTGATGTCAGTGTTAATGCAATTCCTAAGTGAGTCACACCATCTAGACATCTGGATGACAAAATACCAGGGCAACGTGAAACTGATGCATCTCCGTAATCGCAACTACAATTTCCTGTCCGCGAGCCAGGCTCACCAGTACGCTGTTGAGATGACGTGGCAGATCAAGTTGATGTCGTTCGGACAGGATATTCTGAATGAGGGGGAGATTCAGAATGAGCTAAGCCACATGCTGCTGGAGCTAGGATCCATCAACCCTGCATACAGCTGGTCACTGACTGCACTCAAG ACTGTTAATGAGGATGAGAGTCGTGTCGTGGTAAACACGCTGTGTAATGCTGTCATGTCACACTGCGCACGCTGGCAGGTGAAGAAGGCGGAGAAACTTGCTGTATATGCAGTACAGTTTGCAAA gAAGCGGTTTGGTAAGAGGAACCCCCTGTACCTGAAGGCCCTGCTTCATCTCTGCCACTACTCCACAGAGTTCAGACAGGATGAGGCTGGCCTAAGCCTTGCCATG TACACATTGTCCACTGCCAAAAAGATATACTGCTGTGATACCATCGAGCTAGCACTTGCTCACCGAGCCACTAGCAAGGCACTCATGGTTGTTCAGAAGTTTGACACAGAAAAGTACTTTTATCATGCATATGAGGGTCTGCGCATCGCCAAGAGGATCCTAACTGAAGATCACCCCATGTTGTACTTATTCCTTCATACATCTG CCTCCGCCCTGCAGTGGAAGGCATTCCACGCCAACAAGGAGACCCAGGACACTACCCTACAGCTGGCAGAGGCAGAGGCTCGTAAGGCACTAGAACTGGTCCTCACGCACTACGGGGAGGTCAGTCTACGTACAGCACAGGTGTACTCCCTCCTCGGACAGGTCTACTCCAAGATGGACAG ACTTCAGCTAGCGGAAGACATGATGCAGACGAGTGTTGCTCTGATGAAGCTGTGTCAGCCATCAACGAGCTACTTCCGGCTACTTGCAGCTGCGACGCTTGGCACGTTCTACAAGATTACAGAGAAACCAAAGGAGTGCATTATGATCCTGCAGCATGTTGTGGATCATATAG ACTCGCCGAAGATGTACATGAAGTGGGTGCACACATGTTTTGAGAATCTTATCCACACATTGCAGTCCCTCAACATGAACAAACAG GTTGATGCCGTTCAGATACAGTTGTCTCATTGGCTGAGGGAGAATCCCAAGCTGGAAACCAGCATCACCATGGCAACCCTGGATGAGGAGCCAATCAGCTTGCAGGAATTTGTTGGTGACCTTAATGTCtgggaaaaacaaacaaagaaggTCATAGAATTTGTTCGAGATAATATTCTTGAGAAAACTGCTGGGAAAAACTGA
- the LOC128213938 gene encoding amyloid protein-binding protein 2-like isoform X3 yields MTAAVARKGTFVLSDPEPARESGLDKQNVMRLRINRIALVQELRVEHVMGHLIQMMVLSEDDVRKINAGSTPPDKARILVDLLPGKGQRIDWYRAFRDALQNPEANQEIRKRYKLLVDFLDNTVIHRPTSQQTKFSEQLGNMKGSVKFPRFQPLPSISAESQAQNVLILDDGGKQEDKEDNILREVEEKEVRFPVWSGQFEKTNDSVTLVKGYFQQWIPTPDNFRSLLVIPEEHLHNLGKSEDPADREQMEQETKALKLIKKLEIVTVLARRKMLPTGFELCMCDIVQEIFREPQYYHLYFKYLKSLEANDVNLLQDIVTSFYSVLKSNSKQARNSDSVKHFTSLAFSLVDFMTEYGYYTDAEKVMSVLMQFLSESHHLDIWMTKYQGNVKLMHLRNRNYNFLSASQAHQYAVEMTWQIKLMSFGQDILNEGEIQNELSHMLLELGSINPAYSWSLTALKTVNEDESRVVVNTLCNAVMSHCARWQVKKAEKLAVYAVQFAKKRFGKRNPLYLKALLHLCHYSTEFRQDEAGLSLAMYTLSTAKKIYCCDTIELALAHRATSKALMVVQKFDTEKYFYHAYEGLRIAKRILTEDHPMLYLFLHTSASALQWKAFHANKETQDTTLQLAEAEARKALELVLTHYGEVSLRTAQVYSLLGQVYSKMDRLQLAEDMMQTSVALMKLCQPSTSYFRLLAAATLGTFYKITEKPKECIMILQHVVDHIANMNYTPDSPKMYMKWVHTCFENLIHTLQSLNMNKQVDAVQIQLSHWLRENPKLETSITMATLDEEPISLQEFVGDLNVWEKQTKKVIEFVRDNILEKTAGKN; encoded by the exons ATGACAGCTGCCGTTGCCAGAAAAGGAACATTTGTTCTTTCAGA CCCAGAACCTGCAAGGGAGTCTGGCTTAGACAAGCAAAATGTGATGCGCCTAAGAATCAACCGAATAGCTCTGGTCCAAGAGCTGAGGGTGGAACATGTGATGGGTCATCTTATTCAAATGATGGTGCTCTCTGAAGATGATGTGAGGAAAATCAATGCTGGTTCCACTCCACCGGACAAGGCTAGAATATTGGTGGACCTTCTTCCCG GTAAAGGTCAGCGTATAGACTGGTACAGAGCATTCAGAGATGCATTACAAAACCCTGAAGCAAATCAGGAGATCAGGAAGAGATACAAGCTGCTAGTTGATTTCCTGGACAACACTGTCATTCACCGACCAACCTCACAGCAGACAAAGTTTTCAGAGCAGCTGGGAAACATGAAGGGCTCGGTAAAGTTTCCCAGATTTCAGCCTCTTCCTTCAATCAGTGCAGAGAGTCAAGCACAGAATGTGCTGATTTTGGATGATGGAGGAAAACAAGAAGATAAAGAGGACAATATTTTAAG GGAGGTGGAGGAAAAGGAGGTGAGATTCCCAGTGTGGAGTGGTCAGTTTGAGAAGACCAATGACTCTGTCACATTAGTCAAGGGATACTTCCAGCAGTGGATACCCACTCCAGATAACTTCCGATCACTCCTTGTG ATTCCTGAAGAGCACTTACACAATCTGGGAAAGTCCGAAGACCCAGCGGATCGGGAACAGATGGAACAGGAAACCAAGGCACTGAAACTCATCAAGAAGCTTGAAATTGTTACTGTATTGGCGAGAAGGAAAATGCTGCCCACTGGCTTTGAACTGTGCATGTGTGATATTGTTCAGGAAATATTCAGGGAGCCGCAATATTACCACCTGTATTTCAAATATCTGAAATCTTTGGAGGCAAATGATGTGAATCTCTTGCAAGACATTGTAACTTCATTTTACTCAGTTTTGAAAAGCAATAGCAAACAAGCTAGGAACTCCGACAGTGTTAAACACTTCACATCCCTCGCATTCTCTCTCGTAGACTTTATGACTGAGTATGGCTATTACACAGATGCAGAAAAAGTGATGTCAGTGTTAATGCAATTCCTAAGTGAGTCACACCATCTAGACATCTGGATGACAAAATACCAGGGCAACGTGAAACTGATGCATCTCCGTAATCGCAACTACAATTTCCTGTCCGCGAGCCAGGCTCACCAGTACGCTGTTGAGATGACGTGGCAGATCAAGTTGATGTCGTTCGGACAGGATATTCTGAATGAGGGGGAGATTCAGAATGAGCTAAGCCACATGCTGCTGGAGCTAGGATCCATCAACCCTGCATACAGCTGGTCACTGACTGCACTCAAG ACTGTTAATGAGGATGAGAGTCGTGTCGTGGTAAACACGCTGTGTAATGCTGTCATGTCACACTGCGCACGCTGGCAGGTGAAGAAGGCGGAGAAACTTGCTGTATATGCAGTACAGTTTGCAAA gAAGCGGTTTGGTAAGAGGAACCCCCTGTACCTGAAGGCCCTGCTTCATCTCTGCCACTACTCCACAGAGTTCAGACAGGATGAGGCTGGCCTAAGCCTTGCCATG TACACATTGTCCACTGCCAAAAAGATATACTGCTGTGATACCATCGAGCTAGCACTTGCTCACCGAGCCACTAGCAAGGCACTCATGGTTGTTCAGAAGTTTGACACAGAAAAGTACTTTTATCATGCATATGAGGGTCTGCGCATCGCCAAGAGGATCCTAACTGAAGATCACCCCATGTTGTACTTATTCCTTCATACATCTG CCTCCGCCCTGCAGTGGAAGGCATTCCACGCCAACAAGGAGACCCAGGACACTACCCTACAGCTGGCAGAGGCAGAGGCTCGTAAGGCACTAGAACTGGTCCTCACGCACTACGGGGAGGTCAGTCTACGTACAGCACAGGTGTACTCCCTCCTCGGACAGGTCTACTCCAAGATGGACAG ACTTCAGCTAGCGGAAGACATGATGCAGACGAGTGTTGCTCTGATGAAGCTGTGTCAGCCATCAACGAGCTACTTCCGGCTACTTGCAGCTGCGACGCTTGGCACGTTCTACAAGATTACAGAGAAACCAAAGGAGTGCATTATGATCCTGCAGCATGTTGTGGATCATATAG CTAACATGAATTATACACCAG ACTCGCCGAAGATGTACATGAAGTGGGTGCACACATGTTTTGAGAATCTTATCCACACATTGCAGTCCCTCAACATGAACAAACAG GTTGATGCCGTTCAGATACAGTTGTCTCATTGGCTGAGGGAGAATCCCAAGCTGGAAACCAGCATCACCATGGCAACCCTGGATGAGGAGCCAATCAGCTTGCAGGAATTTGTTGGTGACCTTAATGTCtgggaaaaacaaacaaagaaggTCATAGAATTTGTTCGAGATAATATTCTTGAGAAAACTGCTGGGAAAAACTGA